The genomic stretch CGCAGTCTACATCCCGCGTTCGAAGCATTTGCACATGATCGGCGCGATGTTCAACGTCTATTTCCGCAAAACCGATTCTCGTCCGGCTGGCAAGCTGAAAAAGCTCGACCTCGAAGACGAGTCGATCGAAGAGTTCGGCGTGGGCCGCATCGACCAGTTCTCGTGGCGTCAATTGCTCGACGGCTATGCTTGCACCGAATGTGGCCGTTGCCATGTCAACTGCCCAGCTACGCTTTCCGGTACGCCGTTATCTCCGAAATACCTGATTTTGAAAATGAAAGACCACCTGATCGACGTGGGCGACACGTTGCTCGAACAGAAGGTGCAAGGCGCTGCCGGCACCGGGGTCGAAGTGGCCGCTTCGGCAGAACTGCCGATGCTGATCGGGGAAGAGCCGGGACAAGGCATCTACTCGGAAGACGAAATCTGGGCTTGCACCACTTGCCGTGCTTGTGAAGAAGCATGCCCGGTCTTTAACGAGCATGTTGACAAAATTATCGACATGCGCCGTTACCTCGTCCTCACCGAAGGGAAAGCAGAACCGGAAGTCAATCGCGCATTCCAAAACTTGGAGCGCCAATCGAACGAATGGGGTCAAAACCGCTCCACCCGCGGTGATTGGGCGAAAGGTCTCGACATCCCGACGATGGCAGAAGTGGAAGGTGACGTGGAGTATCTGTTCTATGTCGGTTCCTCCGCATCGTTCGATGTGCGCAACCAAAAGATCGCTCAAGCGTTCACGCGTTTGATGAAGGAAGCGGGCGTCTCCTTTGCCATTCTGGGTGCGGAAGAGGAGTCGGACGGCGACTCAGCCCGTCGCCTCGGCAACGAGTTTTTGTACCAGTCGCTGGCAGAAGCAAACATTGAGATTTTCCGCGAGTACGGGGTGAAGAAAATTGTCACCACCTGCCCGCATGCATACAACACGTTCTTAAATGAATATCCTGACTTTGGTTTCGAAGCGGAAGAAGTGCTGCATCACACCGAAATGCTGGCGAAGTTGATCGATGCTGGGAAACTGTCGCCGCTGCACGATGTCGATCACTTGCTGACTTTCCATGACTCTTGCTACTTGGGCCGTTACAATGGCATCTACACCGCGCCGCGCTACATCATCACGAAAATCCCAGGCGTGCGTCTGGTCGAGATGGAGCGCAACAAAACGAAGAGCATGTGCTGTGGCGCAGGTGGCGGCGGTCTGTTCAAAGAGGACACCGGCACGGAGCGCATCAACGTGATGCGTACCGAGCAGGCGATGGAAACGGGCGCAACGGCGATCGGCACCGCTTGTCCGTACTGCATGACGATGATCACCGATGGCACGAAGGCGAAAAACGTGGAAGAAAATCTTCCGGTCTATGACGTCGTAGAGTTGCTTGAGATGTCCGTCTTCGGCGCGAAACACTAGTCTTCGTCACACGCATCTTGAAAGACACCGGAGCATTTCTGGTGTCTTTCTTCCAGTCATACAAGTTTAGTCTACTAAGTCAGTTTTTCCATTACGTAAGCCCAAAGGAGTTGTTTCTATGACAAAAACGGTGATTGTTAGCACAGCACGCACTCCGTTCGGCAAGTTTGGAGGCGCGCTCGCTCCGCTCACGGCAACCGATCTCGGCGGTTTGGTCATCAAAGAAGCGTTAACCCGCGGCGGAGTGTCTGGTGAACAGGTAGATGAAGTGGTGATGGGCATGGTTCTGCAAGGAGGCGCTGGCCAGATTCCGTCGCGTCAAGCGGCGATCAAGGCAGGTCTGTCCTGGGATGTACCGACCCAGACGATCAACAAAGTCTGCGGGTCGGGCATGCGCGCTGTCACGCTGAGCGACCAGATCATCCGCTCCGGCGATGCAGATGTGATCGTCGCTGGGGGATGGAGTCGATGTCGAACGCTCCCTACATCTTGCCGGGTGCTCGTAACGGTCTGCGCATGGGTGATGGCAAAGTGGTCGATCTGATGCAGTATGACGGTTTGCGCTGTGCGTTCCATGATGTGCCGATGGCCGTGCACGGCTCGGTTGTGGCTGATGAATATGACATCTCGCGCAGTGCGCAAGATGAATGGGCGCTGCGCTCGCAACAGCGCGCGGTGGCGGCGATCGAAGCTGGCACATTTGATGTTGAGATCGTTCCGGTCGAAGTCCCGGGCAAAAAAGGTGCGGTCACGGTCGTTGACAAAGACGAAGCACCGCGCGTCGATACGTCGCTTGAGAAATTGGCCGCGCTGAAGCCGGTATTCAAAAAAGATGGCTCGATCACAGCAGGCAATGCGCCAGGTGTCAATGACGGTGCTTGTGCGATCGTGCTGATGTCGGAGGAGAAAGCTGCCGCAGAGGGCATCAAGCCGCTGGCGACGATCCTCGGACACACTCAGGTGGGGGCGGACGCACCCTATATCGCAACAACTCCCGCTTTGGCGATTCAAAAACTGCTCAAAAAGACAGGATATCAAGTAGAAGACATCGACCTGTTCGAGGTGAATGAAGCGTTTGCAGCGGTCACCCTGACCGCTGGGAAACTGGTCGGCTGGGATGAAGAGAAGGTCAACGTCAACGGCGGCGCAGTTGCGCTCGGGCACCCGATCGGCGCATCGGGCGCACGCATTATCGGTACACTGATCTATGAACTGCGTCGTCGTGGCGGCGGTTTGGGGATCGCTGCGATCTGCTCTGGTGCGGCACAAGGCGACGCGATCCTGTTGCAGGTGCACGGCGAATAATCATCGCTCGCTTTTTCGACAAATATTGCCCGGGGAATAGGCTTCCCCGGGTGACTACATACCAATTGGAGGGTACATATCGCATGGAGATTCGCAAAGTTCTCGTCATCGGTGCTGGTCAGATGGGCGCTGGCATCGCGCAAGTTGCAGCAACAGCAGGTCTGGAAGTCATTCTCAACGATCTGAAGCCTGAATTCTTAGAACGCGGTATGGCGACGATCACGAAAAACCTGTCCCGTGATGTTGAAAAGGGCCGCAAGACGGAAGAGGAAAAAGCGGCGATCCTCGCGCGGCTGAAACCGACGACGAACATGGGTGACGCCCACGATGCGCAACTGGCGATCGAAGCGGCGACCGAAAACATGGAGATCAAGAAGAACATTTTCCGCCAGATGGACGAAGTGCTTCCGGAAGGTGCAATCTTGGCTACCAATACCTCTTCTCTGCCGATCACCGAGATCGCGGCGGTCACGTCCCGTCCGGAGCTGGTCATTGGCATGCACTTTATGAACCCGGTGCCGGTGATGAAGCTGGTTGAGATCATCCGTGGTCTTGCGACTACCGATGAGGTGTATAAGTCGATCGAAGACCTGTCCAAAAAGATGAGCAAAGTGCCGGTCGAAGTGAACGACTTCCCAGGCTTTGTATCGAACCGCGTGCTGATGCCGATGATCAACGAAGCGATCTACTGTGTGTTCGAAGGGGTAGCGACGCCAGAATCGGTCGATGAAGTGATGAAGCTCGGGATGAATCATCCGATGGGGCCGCTGACTTTGGCAGACTTTATCGGATTGGACACCTGTCTTGCGATCATGGAAGTGTTGTACGAAGGGTTTGGCGATTCGAAATACCGTCCGTGCCCATTGTTGCGCAAGTATGTTAAAGCGGGCTGGCTCGGGAAGAAAACGGGTCGCGGCTTCTACACCTATTCTTAATTTTTAGCACGGGAGGTCATACGGTTATGGAATTTCAAAACTTGTTGTTCGAAGTGCGCGATGGGGTCGGGATCATCACGTTGAACCGCCCGAAAGCGCTGAATGCGTTGAACTCGGCGTTGCTCGATGAGATGGGTGCATTGCTTGATGATATCGCGAAAAATGAGGCGATCCATGTGGTCGTCATCACCGGCGGCGGAGAGAAAGCGTTTGCGGCAGGTGCGGACATCGCGGAAATGCAGAACTTTACGGCGATCGAAGGCCGAACGTTCTCGGTAAGCGGCATGAAGAACATCTCCAAGCTGGAGACGATTCCGCAGCCGACGATTGCGGCGGTCAACGGGTTTGCGCTCGGCGGCGGCTGTGAAGTGGTGATGGCTTGTGACATCCGGATCGCATCGACCAAAGCGAAATTTGGCCAGCCAGAAGTCAACTTAGGCGTCACGCCAGGCTTTGGCGGCACACAGCGCCTGCCGCGTCTGGTCGGGCCTGCAATCGCCAAAGAACTGCTGTTCACAGGCGATGTGATCGGGGCGGAGCGCGCCTATCAGATCGGTCTGGTCAATCAGGTGGTCGAACCGGAAGAGTTGCTGAACAAAGCGCTGGAGATGGCACAAAAAATCGCTTCCAAAGGCCAATTGGCGGTGCGCATGTCCAAACAGGGTGTCAACGAAGGCATGAACATGGATCTGTCTCGCGCTCTGCAATATGAGTCGGAGCTGTTCGGGCTGTCGTTTTCGACCGAAGATCAAAAAGAAGGCATGGCAGCTTTCTTGGAAAAACGCCAAGCAGAATTTAAAGGCAGATAGGCGAGGGGGGCTTGGGAGAGATGGATTTCAACCTGACAAAAGACCAGCGCGATCTGCAGCAGATGGTACGCGATTTTGCACAAAATGAAATTGCACCGCTCGCGGCAGAACTGGACGCAAGCGACGAGTTTCCGATCGAACTGATTCGCAAAATGGGTGAGCTCGGCCTGCTTGGGATTCCGATTCCAGAGGAGTATGATGGAGTAGGGGCCGACTTTACGTCGTACATGCTGGCGATCGAAGAGATTTCCTACGCGTCCGCTTCGGTCGGTGTGATCTTGGCTGTACATACCTCGGTGGGCACGATGCCGATCTTAAATTTTGGATCGGATGAGCAGAAGCAAAAATATGTGCCGCGTCTGGCGGCAGGCGAACTGATCGGCGCGTTCGGCTTGACCGAGCCAGGCGCTGGGTCGGACGCTTCGGGCATCCGCACCCGCGCGGTGAAGCAAGGTGATACCTATGTGCTGAACGGCTCGAAGATCTTTATCACCAACGGTGAAGTGGCCGACATCTTCATCGTGTTTGCGGTGACCGATCCGGAGGCGGGAGCGAAAGGCGTGTCGGCGTTTATCGTCGAGCGCGAAACGCCGGGCTTTTCAATCGGAAAGAAAGAGCACAAGATGGGGATGAACGGCTCGGGGACTGTCGAGTTGATTTTTGACAACGCAATGGTTCCGGCGACGCAGTTGCTCGGGGCGGAAGGCCAAGGGTTTACGGTGGCGATGAGCAACCTCGACGGCGGCCGCATCGGCATCGCGGCACAGGCGCTGGGGATCGCCAGAGCTGCATTTGACGCGGCGCGCGCCTATGTGCAACAGCGCGAGCAGTTTGGCCGCCCGATCGCCGATTTTCAGGCGGTGCAGTTTATGCTCGCCGACATGGCGACCAAGATTGAAGCGTCTCGCCTCTTGATCTACAACGCGGCAGCCCTTCGTCAAGCCAAGCTGCCCGTTTCCAAGCAAGCCTCGATGGCCAAATATTATGCCACCGATACGGCGATGTCGGTGACGACCGATGCGGTTCAACTGTTCGGCGGGTACGGCTATTCGAAAGAGTATCCCGTGGAGCGCTTGATGCGCGATGCAAAAGTTACCCAAATCTACGAGGGCACCAACCAGATCCAACGCATTGTCGTGGCGAAGAACCTGTTAAAGGGCCTGTAGGAAAGAGAGGAAGCAGAAGATGAACTTTCAACTGACGCAAGATCAATATGAGATCCGCAAGCTGGTGCGCGATTTCGCGCTGAACGAGGTGGCTCCGGGCGCGATGGAGCGCGATGAGAAGGAAGAGTTCTCCCGCGAGATTTTTGACAAGATGGCTGAGATCGGCCTGTGCGGGATTCCGTGGCCGGAAGAGTACGGCGGCGCGGGCATGGACTACGTCTCCTATGTGATCGCGGTGGAAGAGCTGTCCCGCATCGACGCATCGGTCGGCGTGACGCTGTCTGTGCAAACCTCGCTGGCTGGTTGGCCGATCTACAAGTTCGGCAACGAGGAGCAAAAGCAGAAGTACCTGCGCCGTTTGGCAGAAGGCACTTCGATCGGCGCATACGGCTTGACCGAGCCGGGCTCCGGCACCGATGCGGGCGCTATGCGCACGACGGCGGTGGAGAAGGACGATCATTGGGTGCTCAACGGTTCGAAGATCTTTATCACCAATGGCGGCGTGGCCGACATCTATGTCGTCTTTGCTGTGACCGATATGGAAAAGCGCACTCGCGGCGGTATCACCGCGTTCATCGTGGAAGCAGATTTCCCGGGCTTCTCTGTCGGCAAGCATGAAAAGAAGCTGGGCATTCGCTCCTCGACCACGACGGAGATCATTTTTGACAACTGCATCGTGCCGAAGGAAAACATGCTCGGCGCGCTTGGCGAAGGCTTCAAGATCGCGATGATGACGCTCGATGGCGGTCGTAACGGCATCGCGGCACAGGCGCTCGGGATCGCGCAAGGCGCGCTCGATCTGGCGACCGACTATGCACAACAGCGCGAGCAGTTTGGCAAGTCGATCTCCACTTTCCAAGCGATCCAGTTCAAACTGGCCGATATGGCGACCGAAATCGAAGCGGCTCGCCTGCTCACCTACCAAGCGGCGTGGTTGGAGTCGGAAGGTCTTCCGTACGGCAAACAGTCGGCGATGTCGAAAGTGTTTGCGTCCGACGTGGCGATGAAAGTGGCGGTCGAAGCGGTACAAATCTACGGCGGATACGGCTTTACGCGCGAGTATCCGGTCGAGCGCTTCCTGCGCGATGCGAAGATCACGCAGATCTACGAAGGCACCAACGAAGTGCAGCGCATGGTTATCGCACGCCATCTCCTGAAGGAGAAATAGGATGCACGAGCTGGTTCGGCGGATTTTAAGCGGTGACAAGCGCGCTGCAGCCCGTGCCATCACGCATATCGAAAACGATGCGCCGCAAAAGCATGAGATCCTCCGCGACCTGCACCCGCACACGGGAAATGCCTACCTCGTCGGCCTCACCGGGTCGCCGGGGGCGGGCAAAAGCTCGCTGACCGATCGCATCATCACCTATCTGCGCAAAGAAAAGGAGATGAAAGTCGGCGTGATCGCCGTCGATCCGACCTCGCCGTTTACCGGTGGGGCGATCTTGGGCGATCGCGTGCGGATGGGCACACACGCCCTCGACCCTGACGTGTTCATCCGCTCGATGGGCACGCGAGGTTCGCTTGGGGGGCTGGCACGGACGACGCAGGAGGCGCTGCGCGTGCTCGACGCGTGGGGCTGTGAAGTGATCCTGATCGAAACGGTCGGCGTGGGGCAGAGCGAACTCGACATCATGAATGTGGCCGACTCGACCGTCGTCGTGCTCAATCCGTCGGCGGGCGACCACATCCAGACGATGAAGGCGGGCATCATGGAGATCGCAGACCTGTTTGTGATCAACAAAGCAGATCTGCCCGGTACGGACAAGACGGACCGAGAAGTCAGCAACATGCTCGATTTGATGGGCCATGTGCCGTGGCGTCCGCCTGTGACGCGCACCATCTCGCGTGACAACAAGGGGATTCCCGAGTTTTGGGAGAAGGTGCAGGAGCACGAAGCGTACCTGCGCTCCTCCGGCGTTTGGGAACAGCGTCGCCATAAGCGTCGTCAGGACGAAGTGCTGGCGATCATCGAAGGGCAGATGACCCGTCGCGTGAAGGAACTGATGCACGGCGATGCGTCGTGGAGCAACAAGATCGCTCAGGTGGAACAAGGTGCGGTCGATCCGTATTCGGTTGCCGATGAGATGATCGGGAAGTTGTTGAAATAATAGGGAAGACCCTCGGTTCAGGACCGAGGGTCTTTTTGCATCGTCGCTCCGCCGGGCAACAGCGAGGGTTTGGTGTTCCATCTGCCATGTGTGCGCTCTGTTGTCGCAGGTGCTGTTCATGCTTGAGGTGGCAGTCACTCCGCATCTCCATGAGCCGTGCCCGCTTCCTCGTGGCGGAGTGTGTTTTGGTATTTATAAAAAACGCGGTTGAGCATTCTGATCGATCGCTTGTCTTTTTCCCGAAATGCTCGGGATAGTTGGTTCCGAAGCCAACTTGGCACTCGTCCCTCCCCCTTGTGAAAAGATTTTGCTTCTAGGCTATGCGA from Tumebacillus algifaecis encodes the following:
- a CDS encoding (Fe-S)-binding protein, which translates into the protein MAWIKVLLFLMLAGVAGYYSITALYRRYQYLMLGAEENRFDDSDARIKGFFKYVLGQGKVLAEPAGIGHFIIFYGFIIISIGAMDFFAHHLTGSHIPGLGSTVFVAMHEAANILVLVAIAIAAVRRYILKPMRLDVTAEAGYIIGAIALLILSDFVYWGAADALEGHDPGFIAPIAGFLAGAFASMSDTAVTAIKEVMFWFHTAVLLGFAVYIPRSKHLHMIGAMFNVYFRKTDSRPAGKLKKLDLEDESIEEFGVGRIDQFSWRQLLDGYACTECGRCHVNCPATLSGTPLSPKYLILKMKDHLIDVGDTLLEQKVQGAAGTGVEVAASAELPMLIGEEPGQGIYSEDEIWACTTCRACEEACPVFNEHVDKIIDMRRYLVLTEGKAEPEVNRAFQNLERQSNEWGQNRSTRGDWAKGLDIPTMAEVEGDVEYLFYVGSSASFDVRNQKIAQAFTRLMKEAGVSFAILGAEEESDGDSARRLGNEFLYQSLAEANIEIFREYGVKKIVTTCPHAYNTFLNEYPDFGFEAEEVLHHTEMLAKLIDAGKLSPLHDVDHLLTFHDSCYLGRYNGIYTAPRYIITKIPGVRLVEMERNKTKSMCCGAGGGGLFKEDTGTERINVMRTEQAMETGATAIGTACPYCMTMITDGTKAKNVEENLPVYDVVELLEMSVFGAKH
- a CDS encoding 3-hydroxybutyryl-CoA dehydrogenase; the protein is MEIRKVLVIGAGQMGAGIAQVAATAGLEVILNDLKPEFLERGMATITKNLSRDVEKGRKTEEEKAAILARLKPTTNMGDAHDAQLAIEAATENMEIKKNIFRQMDEVLPEGAILATNTSSLPITEIAAVTSRPELVIGMHFMNPVPVMKLVEIIRGLATTDEVYKSIEDLSKKMSKVPVEVNDFPGFVSNRVLMPMINEAIYCVFEGVATPESVDEVMKLGMNHPMGPLTLADFIGLDTCLAIMEVLYEGFGDSKYRPCPLLRKYVKAGWLGKKTGRGFYTYS
- a CDS encoding enoyl-CoA hydratase-related protein gives rise to the protein MEFQNLLFEVRDGVGIITLNRPKALNALNSALLDEMGALLDDIAKNEAIHVVVITGGGEKAFAAGADIAEMQNFTAIEGRTFSVSGMKNISKLETIPQPTIAAVNGFALGGGCEVVMACDIRIASTKAKFGQPEVNLGVTPGFGGTQRLPRLVGPAIAKELLFTGDVIGAERAYQIGLVNQVVEPEELLNKALEMAQKIASKGQLAVRMSKQGVNEGMNMDLSRALQYESELFGLSFSTEDQKEGMAAFLEKRQAEFKGR
- a CDS encoding acyl-CoA dehydrogenase: MDFNLTKDQRDLQQMVRDFAQNEIAPLAAELDASDEFPIELIRKMGELGLLGIPIPEEYDGVGADFTSYMLAIEEISYASASVGVILAVHTSVGTMPILNFGSDEQKQKYVPRLAAGELIGAFGLTEPGAGSDASGIRTRAVKQGDTYVLNGSKIFITNGEVADIFIVFAVTDPEAGAKGVSAFIVERETPGFSIGKKEHKMGMNGSGTVELIFDNAMVPATQLLGAEGQGFTVAMSNLDGGRIGIAAQALGIARAAFDAARAYVQQREQFGRPIADFQAVQFMLADMATKIEASRLLIYNAAALRQAKLPVSKQASMAKYYATDTAMSVTTDAVQLFGGYGYSKEYPVERLMRDAKVTQIYEGTNQIQRIVVAKNLLKGL
- a CDS encoding acyl-CoA dehydrogenase; translation: MNFQLTQDQYEIRKLVRDFALNEVAPGAMERDEKEEFSREIFDKMAEIGLCGIPWPEEYGGAGMDYVSYVIAVEELSRIDASVGVTLSVQTSLAGWPIYKFGNEEQKQKYLRRLAEGTSIGAYGLTEPGSGTDAGAMRTTAVEKDDHWVLNGSKIFITNGGVADIYVVFAVTDMEKRTRGGITAFIVEADFPGFSVGKHEKKLGIRSSTTTEIIFDNCIVPKENMLGALGEGFKIAMMTLDGGRNGIAAQALGIAQGALDLATDYAQQREQFGKSISTFQAIQFKLADMATEIEAARLLTYQAAWLESEGLPYGKQSAMSKVFASDVAMKVAVEAVQIYGGYGFTREYPVERFLRDAKITQIYEGTNEVQRMVIARHLLKEK
- the meaB gene encoding methylmalonyl Co-A mutase-associated GTPase MeaB, with amino-acid sequence MHELVRRILSGDKRAAARAITHIENDAPQKHEILRDLHPHTGNAYLVGLTGSPGAGKSSLTDRIITYLRKEKEMKVGVIAVDPTSPFTGGAILGDRVRMGTHALDPDVFIRSMGTRGSLGGLARTTQEALRVLDAWGCEVILIETVGVGQSELDIMNVADSTVVVLNPSAGDHIQTMKAGIMEIADLFVINKADLPGTDKTDREVSNMLDLMGHVPWRPPVTRTISRDNKGIPEFWEKVQEHEAYLRSSGVWEQRRHKRRQDEVLAIIEGQMTRRVKELMHGDASWSNKIAQVEQGAVDPYSVADEMIGKLLK
- the cmpA gene encoding cortex morphogenetic protein CmpA is translated as MPSWLRNQLSRAFREKDKRSIRMLNRVFYKYQNTLRHEEAGTAHGDAE